In Streptomyces alboniger, the following are encoded in one genomic region:
- a CDS encoding endonuclease/exonuclease/phosphatase family protein, producing the protein MATNLRVVTLNVWNNRGDATARAALINAELRRLAPDLVAFQEVLPDQLPALLDGTGLHGTHQSRTAATAPPHVDRYGGTAIATRQPHRIIETLDQRGANAPDVPWLTLAARVPTAETGGEEVLFIAPTLSFRLEAEAERERQAIGLSDLDARHRTTLPTIIAGDFNAGPDAACIRYLTGRQSLSGRGTHFHDAWEVAGSGPGHTWSCDNPNAAEDIERLVRQPGHHRRIDYVFVGSPHAHPNAFARVRRAELAFHKPVDGIWASDHYGVVADLEVGVIAHS; encoded by the coding sequence ATGGCGACGAATCTGCGCGTCGTGACACTGAACGTATGGAACAACCGTGGCGACGCCACCGCACGAGCCGCGTTGATCAACGCCGAACTGCGGCGGCTGGCACCGGATCTCGTCGCCTTTCAGGAAGTCCTGCCGGACCAGCTGCCCGCCCTGCTCGACGGGACCGGGCTGCACGGCACCCACCAGTCGCGGACGGCCGCGACAGCACCACCCCATGTGGACCGTTACGGCGGCACCGCGATCGCGACGCGGCAGCCGCACCGCATCATCGAGACCCTCGACCAGCGTGGTGCGAACGCCCCCGACGTTCCCTGGCTCACGCTGGCGGCGCGCGTGCCGACGGCCGAAACAGGCGGTGAGGAGGTCCTGTTCATCGCCCCCACCCTGTCCTTCCGTCTCGAAGCCGAAGCCGAACGGGAGCGCCAGGCCATCGGCCTGAGCGACCTGGACGCCCGGCACCGCACCACCCTGCCCACGATCATCGCCGGAGATTTCAACGCGGGCCCCGACGCGGCCTGCATCCGGTACCTGACCGGCCGGCAGTCCCTCTCGGGGCGCGGCACGCACTTCCACGACGCCTGGGAGGTCGCGGGCTCCGGCCCCGGCCACACCTGGTCCTGCGACAACCCGAACGCGGCCGAGGACATCGAACGCCTGGTCCGCCAGCCCGGCCACCACCGCCGTATCGACTACGTCTTCGTCGGCTCCCCGCACGCCCACCCGAACGCCTTCGCCCGCGTACGTCGCGCCGAACTCGCCTTCCACAAGCCCGTGGACGGCATATGGGCGAGCGACCACTACGGAGTCGTCGCGGATCTGGAAGTGGGGGTGATCGCGCACTCCTGA
- a CDS encoding YceI family protein, with protein sequence MTPTTRLDELTGDYVIDIAHTRIGFVARHTMATRVRGQFDEFGGTVHLDGGHPSRSGVRLAIRAQSIQTGSKQRDDLLRGKFLDVENHPDITFSSVGVARTDDTHFTVTGDLTLRGVTQPVSAGVELLVGTTGPRGDFRVGFRGGVTVDRGDWGVNWNAVTRALISPEVTLEFDITALRNP encoded by the coding sequence ATGACCCCGACGACCCGGCTCGACGAGCTGACCGGCGACTACGTCATCGACATCGCCCATACCCGGATCGGGTTCGTCGCCCGGCACACGATGGCCACCAGGGTGCGCGGGCAGTTCGACGAGTTCGGGGGCACCGTGCACCTGGACGGCGGCCACCCGTCGAGGTCCGGCGTACGGCTCGCGATCCGGGCGCAGAGCATCCAGACCGGCAGCAAGCAGCGCGACGACCTGTTGCGCGGCAAATTCCTGGACGTGGAGAACCATCCGGACATCACGTTCAGCTCGGTGGGGGTGGCGCGGACCGACGATACGCACTTCACCGTCACCGGGGACCTGACCCTTCGCGGGGTGACCCAACCGGTGTCGGCCGGCGTCGAGTTGCTGGTCGGCACGACCGGGCCGCGAGGCGACTTCCGGGTCGGCTTCCGGGGCGGTGTCACGGTCGACCGCGGTGACTGGGGTGTGAACTGGAACGCCGTGACCAGGGCCCTGATCAGCCCGGAGGTGACGCTGGAGTTCGACATCACCGCGCTCCGGAACCCCTGA
- a CDS encoding carboxymuconolactone decarboxylase family protein, with amino-acid sequence METRLDIHTNPVAVKAVKHLAAAGKVIKESSLSATTRELVLLRTSQINGCGFCVDMHTKEAAEAGESAVRINLVAAWREATVYTPAERAALELAEQSTRIADAAGGVTDEAWADAAKHYDEDQLAALVALISLINALNRMNVITQQPAGDYTPGQFG; translated from the coding sequence ATGGAAACCCGTCTCGACATCCACACCAATCCGGTCGCGGTCAAGGCCGTGAAGCATCTCGCCGCGGCGGGGAAGGTGATCAAGGAATCGTCGCTGTCCGCCACGACGCGGGAACTGGTGCTCCTCCGCACCAGCCAGATCAACGGCTGCGGCTTCTGCGTGGACATGCACACCAAGGAGGCCGCCGAGGCAGGGGAGAGCGCGGTCCGTATCAACCTCGTCGCGGCCTGGCGGGAGGCCACGGTCTACACCCCCGCCGAGCGCGCCGCCCTGGAGCTGGCGGAGCAGAGCACCCGCATCGCCGACGCGGCGGGCGGCGTCACCGACGAGGCCTGGGCGGACGCCGCCAAGCACTACGACGAGGACCAGCTCGCCGCCCTGGTGGCGCTCATCTCCCTCATCAACGCCCTGAACCGCATGAACGTCATCACCCAGCAGCCCGCGGGCGACTACACCCCCGGCCAGTTCGGATGA
- a CDS encoding bifunctional 3'-5' exonuclease/DNA polymerase, whose protein sequence is MTDRWAIAAVEGGGADLVPLGGDGLPAGPVVREADLAEAVRKRSDVGRWVWRSTPALYPRLLDAGARVERCYDIEAAELLLLGHEGRLGEPRSAAAALARLRNGPVPPDPPPRAAEPGSQDSLFEPRPGGTPVTLEELVEVYAHQQRRHDAAAHPGRMRLLTASESAGMLVAAEMNASGLPWRADVHRALLTELLGERYAGGGEPRRLAELADEVSAAFGRRVRPDLAADVVKAFAQAGIRVKSTRRWELEEIDHPAVRPLIEYKKLYRIWTAHGWSWLQDWVRDGRFRPEYTPGGTVSGRWTTNGGGALQIPKVIRRAVVADPGWRLVVADADQMEPRVLAAISRDRGLMEVAGSEEDLYTRLSDRAFSGDREHAKLALLGAVYGQTSGDGLKNLAALRRRFPLAVAYVDEAAKAGEEGRLVRTWLGRTSPPAAGAGEDDEAGIPQEGPPAADGLPSSEGEFTPGYASTNARARGRFTRNFVVQGSAADWALLMLAALRRTIAAGGMRAELVFFQHDEVIVHCPAEEADAVARAVREAGDLAGRIAFGDTPVRFPFTTAVVECYADAK, encoded by the coding sequence ATGACCGACCGCTGGGCCATCGCCGCAGTCGAGGGCGGGGGCGCGGACCTCGTCCCCCTCGGCGGCGACGGCCTGCCCGCGGGGCCCGTCGTCCGGGAGGCCGACCTCGCCGAGGCCGTGCGGAAGCGGAGTGACGTCGGACGATGGGTGTGGCGGTCCACCCCCGCGCTGTACCCCCGTCTGCTCGACGCGGGCGCCCGCGTCGAGCGGTGCTACGACATCGAGGCCGCCGAGCTGCTGCTCCTCGGCCACGAGGGCCGCCTCGGCGAGCCCCGCTCGGCGGCCGCCGCCCTGGCCCGCCTGCGCAACGGCCCCGTACCCCCCGATCCCCCGCCCCGCGCCGCAGAGCCCGGCTCCCAGGACTCCCTCTTCGAGCCCCGCCCGGGTGGCACCCCCGTCACCCTGGAAGAACTCGTCGAGGTGTACGCGCACCAGCAGCGAAGACACGACGCCGCCGCCCACCCCGGCCGCATGCGCCTGCTCACCGCGTCCGAGTCGGCGGGCATGCTGGTGGCCGCGGAGATGAACGCCTCGGGCCTGCCCTGGCGCGCCGACGTGCACCGCGCGCTCCTGACCGAACTGCTCGGCGAGCGGTACGCGGGCGGCGGTGAGCCCCGCCGCCTCGCCGAGCTGGCGGACGAGGTGTCCGCCGCGTTCGGCCGTCGCGTCCGCCCGGATCTGGCCGCCGACGTGGTGAAGGCGTTCGCGCAGGCCGGCATCAGGGTGAAGTCGACGCGTCGCTGGGAGCTGGAGGAGATCGACCATCCGGCGGTGCGGCCCCTGATCGAGTACAAGAAGCTGTACCGGATCTGGACCGCGCACGGCTGGAGCTGGCTCCAGGACTGGGTGCGGGACGGCCGCTTCCGGCCCGAGTACACGCCCGGCGGCACGGTCAGCGGCCGCTGGACGACGAACGGCGGCGGGGCGCTCCAGATCCCGAAGGTGATCCGCAGGGCCGTGGTCGCCGACCCCGGCTGGCGGCTCGTCGTGGCCGACGCCGACCAGATGGAGCCGAGGGTGCTGGCGGCGATCTCCCGGGACCGGGGCCTGATGGAGGTGGCGGGCAGCGAGGAGGATCTGTACACGCGGCTGTCGGACCGCGCGTTCTCCGGCGACCGCGAGCACGCGAAGCTCGCGCTGCTCGGCGCCGTGTACGGACAGACGTCGGGCGACGGCCTGAAGAACCTGGCCGCGCTGCGCCGCCGCTTCCCGCTGGCCGTCGCGTATGTGGACGAGGCCGCGAAGGCGGGCGAGGAAGGACGGCTCGTACGGACCTGGCTGGGGCGGACGAGCCCGCCGGCGGCCGGGGCCGGGGAGGACGACGAGGCAGGCATTCCCCAGGAGGGCCCGCCGGCCGCGGACGGACTCCCTTCTTCCGAGGGGGAGTTCACTCCCGGGTACGCGTCGACCAACGCCCGGGCGCGCGGCCGGTTCACCCGCAACTTCGTGGTGCAGGGCAGCGCGGCGGACTGGGCGCTGCTGATGCTGGCCGCCTTGCGGCGGACGATCGCCGCGGGCGGGATGCGGGCCGAGCTGGTCTTCTTCCAGCATGACGAGGTCATCGTGCACTGCCCCGCCGAGGAGGCGGACGCGGTCGCCCGCGCGGTGCGCGAGGCGGGGGACCTCGCGGGCCGGATCGCTTTCGGGGACACGCCGGTCCGCTTTCCCTTCACGACGGCCGTCGTGGAGTGCTACGCCGACGCGAAGTGA
- the sigJ gene encoding RNA polymerase sigma factor SigJ: MRTQPEPTDPTDPTEPTEPADPAAPTDPTDPGLSAVTSERRQLINLAYRLLGSLADAEDVVQETYARWYAMSPERRAAIESPGGWLTRVASRVCLDLLGSARARRESYVGEWIPEPVPDHTEWADGRGGGATADPADRVTLDESVNMAFLVVLESMTPAERVAFILHDVFRYSFAEVAEIVGRSQGACRQLASSARRRVRASHDAVAPTPAARRARLVRDFKQAWEAKDIEALIGLLDPDALGLADGGGLVSAAPPTGGSESIARVLVALTGAASDLAILERTVNGQPGLVVQQGGATMAVIAFDFAGDRIKGFWAVRNPEKLQPWGVC; encoded by the coding sequence ATGAGGACCCAGCCAGAGCCGACCGATCCGACCGATCCGACCGAGCCGACCGAGCCGGCCGACCCGGCTGCGCCGACCGATCCGACCGACCCGGGCCTGAGCGCCGTCACGAGCGAGCGGCGGCAGCTGATCAATCTCGCGTACCGGCTCCTCGGCTCCCTCGCGGACGCCGAGGACGTCGTACAGGAGACGTACGCCCGTTGGTACGCGATGTCCCCGGAGCGGCGCGCGGCCATCGAGTCCCCCGGCGGCTGGCTGACGCGGGTCGCCAGTCGCGTCTGCCTCGATCTGCTGGGCTCGGCGCGGGCGCGGCGGGAGAGTTACGTGGGCGAGTGGATACCGGAACCGGTGCCCGACCACACGGAATGGGCCGACGGGCGTGGCGGCGGCGCGACGGCCGACCCGGCCGACCGGGTCACGCTCGACGAGTCGGTCAACATGGCGTTCCTCGTCGTACTGGAGTCGATGACCCCGGCCGAGCGCGTCGCGTTCATCCTGCACGACGTCTTCCGTTACTCCTTCGCCGAAGTCGCGGAGATCGTCGGCCGGAGTCAGGGGGCGTGCCGTCAGCTGGCCTCGTCGGCGCGGCGCCGCGTCCGCGCGTCGCACGACGCCGTGGCCCCGACTCCGGCGGCTAGGCGCGCACGCCTCGTGCGGGACTTCAAGCAGGCGTGGGAGGCGAAGGACATCGAAGCCCTCATCGGGCTTCTCGACCCCGACGCCCTGGGGCTCGCCGACGGCGGAGGCCTGGTCAGCGCGGCGCCGCCCACGGGAGGCAGCGAGAGCATCGCGCGCGTCCTGGTCGCCCTCACCGGCGCGGCGAGCGATCTGGCGATCCTGGAGCGGACGGTCAACGGCCAGCCCGGCCTGGTGGTCCAGCAGGGCGGCGCCACCATGGCGGTGATCGCGTTCGACTTCGCGGGAGACCGGATCAAGGGCTTCTGGGCGGTACGGAATCCCGAGAAGTTGCAGCCTTGGGGGGTGTGCTGA